TTAACCCGCCATTTTGCCAATGCGATGTTATGTGTAGTTTTTTTGTATCTTTGTCAGATGAAATTATCAGATTAGCATATTTACTTTACGCAACGTATAGGAAGAGAATAGTTTAGTATTATTCTTCGTTTCCTTATTGTCTCTTATTGTAAATTAAATATGTTAAATAATGAAAAATTTCTTCGAAAGTCCTTTTAAAGGAAAAATAATCAAAGACCACATAACTAATCCCAATATAATTTCGGGTAAATATTCTTATTATTCTGGTTATTATCACGGTCATTCATTTGACGATTGTGCTCGTTATCTGTTTCCGGACAGGAATGATGTCGATAAACTAATTATCGGTTCTTATTGTTCAATAGGGAGCGGTGCAAGTTTCATAATGGCAGGTAATCAAGGTCATAAATATGATTGGATTTCCAGTTTTCCATTTTTTTATATGTCTGAATTTGATGTTTTCAGTAAAAGCCAAGATGGATTTCAAAAAGCAGGAGATACAGTTGTTGGGAATGATGTTTGGATTGGTAGTGAAGCTATGATAATGCCAGGAGTTCAGATAGGAGATGGAGCTGTTATTGGCAGTCGTGCTTTGGTTACAAAAGATGTTGAACCTTATTCAATTGTAGGGGGAAATCCAGCCAAATTGATAAAAAAGAGATTTAGTGATGATGACATCCAAAAATTGCAGGAAATGAAATGGTGGGAATGGGATGAAGAAACCCTTTTTGAAGCAATGCCAATTCTTTGTTCAAATAAAATCGATTTGTTGTACAAGTTTTTTAGAAAAATGAAATGATAAAAAGAAGGTTCCGAAATTCGGAGCCTTTTTGTTTTAACTGCGTTTGCGGCTAAAATTACACATAACGACCGAGGCTATGGGCACGGGCGGGTTGCGGGCGTATTCGCTGTCGCACAGCGACAAGGCGAATGCGGGCGCAAAACCTGCTAAGTGCACGTCAGCCAGCCTGTGAACATAGGCGTGTGTTAGGTGGTCGTAGTTTGTTGTTTTTCAGTCGTTTAAATTTCGGCCGTTTAGTGAGCTTTCACTTCGAAAACCACAATTCAGTCGCTTGTTAAACCGCATTTTCCAACCGAAAACGCTCAAATTCGTTGTAAATTTTATATTTTCTTTTTTCTTAAAGTCTAACCGCTAAACTACGCACAAATTAACGAATAAAAACTGATTTTTTTGTCTTAGAATTCATGTTTTCCGACAGTTTTAAAGTCGAGAAACTCAAATTAAATGAACTGAATGTCAGTCGGAAAGCAGAAATAGAATCGAAAATTTTTCCGTTTAAGCACTTTCACGACAGCCCGAAACGGGTTTTTTATTTTCGGGTTGTCCGTGAGTTTGTTTTTCTTTTTGTTTTTTCGTCAAGTTTGTTCGTTAACCACTTTCAGTCCGCTAAAGAGCAGAGTCTGCAAAAAATGAACTTGGTTTCCTTATATTCAAATCGGAAATCTCCATTTCCAAAATTTCGTTCGTTATATGTCGTAGTCTGAAAAGTAATAAGTCTAATTTTCTTTCCTTTAAAATCTGCGAGGAATTGTCCGCCGTGCAAACTCCCGAAAGCCAGCAAATTCAGTCTAACCGATAAGTCAAAAAGT
The DNA window shown above is from Empedobacter falsenii and carries:
- the catB gene encoding type B chloramphenicol O-acetyltransferase, whose translation is MKNFFESPFKGKIIKDHITNPNIISGKYSYYSGYYHGHSFDDCARYLFPDRNDVDKLIIGSYCSIGSGASFIMAGNQGHKYDWISSFPFFYMSEFDVFSKSQDGFQKAGDTVVGNDVWIGSEAMIMPGVQIGDGAVIGSRALVTKDVEPYSIVGGNPAKLIKKRFSDDDIQKLQEMKWWEWDEETLFEAMPILCSNKIDLLYKFFRKMK